The Paenibacillus sp. RUD330 genome has a segment encoding these proteins:
- a CDS encoding chromate transporter — translation MIATLWNLFYSFGVATLLGYGGGPSIIPIYQDQVVNRYGWMSSEEFGKALAFGNALPGPIATKLAGYIGYKVGGVAGSAVALVAVVLPTALVMVALSGIMIKLSDNPVIKGMIKGIQPVIFVMMAMLAYDFSKFAFKPANGIVSFLPFMIAAVFFIMVQYLKLNAVWGILLSLAVGALFLRG, via the coding sequence ATGATCGCTACGTTATGGAATTTGTTCTACTCCTTCGGCGTCGCCACGCTGCTCGGCTACGGCGGCGGGCCGTCCATCATCCCGATCTACCAGGATCAGGTCGTCAACCGCTACGGCTGGATGAGCTCGGAGGAATTCGGCAAGGCGCTGGCGTTCGGCAACGCGCTGCCGGGGCCAATCGCGACCAAGCTTGCCGGTTACATCGGCTACAAGGTCGGCGGAGTGGCGGGCAGCGCCGTCGCCCTCGTCGCGGTCGTGCTGCCGACGGCGCTTGTCATGGTCGCGCTCTCCGGCATCATGATCAAGCTGAGCGACAATCCCGTCATCAAAGGAATGATCAAGGGCATCCAGCCCGTCATCTTCGTCATGATGGCGATGCTGGCCTATGATTTCTCCAAATTCGCCTTCAAGCCGGCGAACGGGATCGTCAGCTTCCTGCCGTTTATGATCGCGGCCGTCTTTTTCATCATGGTTCAATATCTGAAGCTGAATGCCGTATGGGGCATCCTGCTGTCGCTGGCGGTAGGCGCGCTGTTCCTGCGGGGATAG